One genomic segment of Piliocolobus tephrosceles isolate RC106 unplaced genomic scaffold, ASM277652v3 unscaffolded_24449, whole genome shotgun sequence includes these proteins:
- the SELENOV gene encoding selenoprotein V isoform X2: MNNQARTPAPSSARTSAPSSARTSTSVRASTPTRTPTPLRTPTPVRTRTPIRTQTPVLTPSPARPPALVQTPAPAHIPTQVPTPALARIPRPVPPPARAWIPTPVRAPAPLRNPTPVPTPAGTLTPPVRVPAPVPAPVLAGIRTALPALDSYPAPAPALPLDPPPEPAPDPPPESAPEPLLSPEEDPEPAPSLKLIPSVSSEAGPALGPLPAHTPLVANSSGPTLDFTFRADPLATGLADPHMPSPVPAPILGTIPSALPLQNSTETFVSTSENFALDKRVLIRVTYCGLUSYSLRYILLKNSLEQQFPNHLLFRGDGFVNESGLQKIVSVIYEEIKKR; encoded by the exons ATGAATAACCAGGCGCGGACCCCAGCCCCCTCCTCGGCGCGGACCTCAGCCCCCTCCTCGGCGCGGACCTCAACTTCAGTCCGGGCTTCTACCCCGACCCGGACACCGACTCCACTCCGGACTCCGACTCCAGTCCGAACTCGGACCCCGATCCGGACCCAGACTCCAGTCCTAACTCCGTCTCCGGCCCGGCCTCCCGCTCTGGTCCAGACTCCCGCTCCAGCCCACATCCCCACTCAGGTCCCGACTCCTGCTCTGGCCCGGATACCCCGTCCGGTTCCGCCTCCTGCTCGGGCCTGGATCCCTACTCCGGTCCGTGCTCCTGCTCCCCTCCGGAACCCAACTCCGGTCCCGACTCCGGCTGGGACCCTGACTCCTCCAGTCCGGGTCCCAGCCccagtcccagcccca gtcCTGGCGGGGATTCGGACCGCGCTCCCCGCCTTGGACTCCtacccggccccggccccggccctaCCTTTGGATCCGCCCCCGGAACCTGCTCCGGATCCGCCCCCGGAATCTGCCCCGGAGCCGCTTTTGTCGCCCGAGGAGGACCCTGAGCCGGCGCCGAGCCTGAAGCTCATCCCGTCGGTCTCCAGCGAGGCCGGGCCCGCCCTGGGGCCCCTTCCCGCTCACACTCCTCTGGTCGCGAACTCATCCGGGCCCACCCTGGACTTCACCTTCAGGGCAGACCCGTTGGCCACCGGCCTGGCAGATCCCCACATGCCCAGCCCTGTTCCCGCGCCCATCCTGGGGACCATCCCGTCGGCCCTCCCCTTACAGAATTCGACGGAAACCTTCGTCTCCACCAGCGAGAACTTCGCGCTGGACAAGAGGGTCCTGATTCGAGTGACCTACTG TGGCCTCTGAAGCTATAGCCTTCGG TACATTCTACTGAAAAACAGCCTGGAGCAGCAATTTCCAAATC